Proteins encoded within one genomic window of Brachybacterium avium:
- a CDS encoding glycerate kinase encodes MRIILAPDKFKGSADAQEVAAALEKGLRSASAQPDTLDIVAIPVADGGEGTVQAALSAGYSSRTLTVTGPVGLPVEAVYAALDDTTATPTAVIEMSQASGLDALPRDADGDPLLDALGAGSRGTGELIAHALEQGAQRIILGVGGSACTDGGTGMLTALGARFLDAAGEQLAGGGGALRDLARVDLSGLSPAVAGAEFVLAADVDNPLLGAQGAAAVFGPQKGAEGAQVAALEEGLTRWRDRAEEALGSAAGQVALAPGAGAAGGLGFAALAVLGAHRRPGIDVVLELVRLAERIEGASLVITGEGSLDAQSLGGKAPLGVLRTAQAASIPTIVVCGRSLLPPQQLREAGFAAVHTLLERAEDARSSMAEAPRLLQEVGAEIGQQLFASRHPDPAQQTDPYPVAGG; translated from the coding sequence GTGCGCATCATCCTCGCACCGGACAAGTTCAAGGGCTCGGCGGACGCGCAGGAGGTGGCCGCAGCCCTGGAGAAGGGGCTGCGGTCCGCCTCGGCGCAGCCGGACACCCTCGACATCGTCGCCATCCCGGTGGCCGACGGTGGCGAGGGCACGGTCCAGGCGGCGCTCAGCGCCGGGTACTCCTCCCGGACGCTGACCGTCACCGGCCCGGTGGGGCTGCCCGTCGAGGCGGTCTATGCCGCCCTCGACGACACCACCGCCACCCCCACCGCCGTGATCGAGATGTCCCAGGCCTCGGGCCTGGACGCTCTCCCCCGCGATGCCGACGGAGATCCGCTCCTGGACGCCCTCGGGGCCGGCAGCCGCGGAACCGGCGAGCTGATCGCGCATGCGCTCGAGCAGGGCGCACAGCGGATCATCCTCGGTGTGGGCGGCAGCGCCTGCACCGATGGGGGGACCGGGATGCTCACCGCTCTCGGCGCCCGGTTCCTCGACGCCGCCGGCGAGCAGCTCGCGGGCGGGGGCGGAGCCCTGCGGGACCTCGCCCGCGTCGATCTCTCGGGCCTCTCCCCGGCCGTGGCGGGTGCGGAGTTCGTGCTCGCCGCCGACGTCGACAACCCCCTGCTCGGCGCGCAGGGCGCCGCTGCCGTCTTCGGGCCGCAGAAGGGCGCGGAGGGCGCACAGGTCGCCGCGCTCGAGGAGGGGCTGACCCGCTGGCGGGACCGCGCCGAGGAGGCGCTCGGCTCCGCTGCCGGGCAGGTCGCGCTCGCGCCCGGCGCCGGGGCGGCCGGAGGGCTGGGATTCGCAGCGCTCGCCGTCCTCGGTGCACATCGCAGGCCGGGGATCGACGTGGTGCTGGAACTGGTCCGCCTCGCGGAGCGGATCGAAGGGGCCTCGCTCGTGATCACCGGCGAGGGCAGCCTCGATGCGCAGTCCCTGGGAGGCAAGGCGCCGCTGGGCGTGCTGCGCACGGCTCAGGCGGCCTCGATCCCCACCATCGTGGTCTGCGGCCGCAGCCTGCTGCCCCCGCAGCAGCTGCGGGAGGCGGGATTCGCCGCCGTGCACACGCTGCTCGAGCGCGCGGAGGACGCCCGCTCCAGCATGGCCGAGGCCCCTCGGCTGCTGCAGGAGGTGGGTGCCGAGATCGGGCAGCAGCTGTTCGCCTCCCGCCACCCGGACCCTGCACAGCAGACTGACCCCTACCCCGTCGCCGGCGGATGA
- the gcl gene encoding glyoxylate carboligase produces MTRMRTVDAIALILEKEGATEAFGLPGAAINPFYSAMREHGGIRHTLHRHVEGASHAADGYSRATGGIGICVGTSGPAGTDMITGLYAAAADSVPILCITGQAPTSVLHKEDFQAVDIESIAKPVTKYASTILEPGLVPGTFAKAFQIMRSARPGPVLLDLPINVQMAEIEFDIDAYEPLPADKPAASRVQIEKVLDLLAGAEKPLIIAGGGVINANASAQLVELAELLNIPVSPTLMAWGSIPDDHRLQAGMVGIQTHTRYGNVSFLESDVVLGIGNRWANRHTGDLATYRGERKFVHIDIEATQIGRVFSPDLGIVSDAGAALEQLLTVARERKASLPDWSQWADACTARKGTLHRKTNFDNIPIKPQRVYQEMNSAFGRDTTYVSTIGLSQIAGAQMLHVYGPRKWINAGQAGPLGWTGPAALGVVRGKPDETVVALSGDYDFQFMIEELAVGAQFHLPYIHVVVNNSYLGLIRQSQRGFDMDYHVSLAFDNINSPETKGYGVDHVKVAEGLGCKAVRIEDPADLAAGFTEANRLADEHRVPVVVEVILERVTNISMGGGLDSVNEFEDLALTADDAPTALTPLTEVTEGAEPAPALASK; encoded by the coding sequence ATGACTCGCATGCGCACTGTGGACGCCATCGCCCTGATCCTGGAGAAGGAGGGGGCCACCGAGGCCTTCGGCCTCCCCGGCGCCGCCATCAACCCCTTCTACTCGGCGATGCGCGAGCACGGCGGGATCCGCCACACGCTGCACCGCCACGTCGAGGGTGCCTCGCACGCCGCGGACGGCTACTCCCGCGCCACGGGCGGCATCGGGATCTGCGTCGGCACCTCCGGCCCGGCCGGCACCGACATGATCACCGGCCTGTACGCCGCCGCCGCGGACTCCGTCCCGATCCTGTGCATCACCGGTCAGGCTCCGACCTCCGTGCTGCACAAGGAGGACTTCCAGGCCGTCGACATCGAGTCGATCGCCAAGCCCGTCACGAAGTACGCCTCCACCATCCTCGAGCCCGGTCTGGTCCCCGGCACCTTCGCCAAGGCGTTCCAGATCATGCGCTCCGCGCGCCCCGGCCCGGTGCTGCTGGACCTGCCCATCAACGTGCAGATGGCGGAGATCGAGTTCGATATCGACGCCTACGAGCCGCTGCCCGCGGACAAGCCGGCCGCCAGCCGGGTCCAGATCGAGAAGGTCCTGGACCTGCTCGCCGGCGCGGAGAAGCCGCTCATCATCGCCGGTGGCGGCGTCATCAACGCCAACGCCTCCGCGCAGCTGGTCGAGCTCGCCGAGCTGCTGAACATCCCGGTCTCCCCCACCCTGATGGCCTGGGGCAGCATCCCGGACGACCATCGTCTGCAGGCGGGCATGGTGGGCATCCAGACCCACACCCGCTACGGCAACGTGTCCTTCCTGGAGTCGGACGTCGTGCTCGGGATCGGCAACCGCTGGGCCAATCGCCACACCGGCGACCTCGCCACCTACCGCGGTGAGCGCAAGTTCGTGCACATCGATATCGAGGCCACCCAGATCGGCCGGGTCTTCAGCCCCGATCTCGGCATCGTCTCCGATGCCGGTGCCGCCCTGGAGCAGCTGCTGACCGTCGCGCGGGAGCGCAAGGCCTCGCTGCCGGACTGGTCGCAGTGGGCCGATGCCTGCACCGCCCGCAAGGGCACCCTGCACCGCAAGACCAACTTCGACAACATCCCGATCAAGCCGCAGCGGGTGTACCAGGAGATGAACTCGGCCTTCGGCCGGGACACCACCTATGTCTCCACGATCGGGCTTTCCCAGATCGCCGGTGCCCAGATGCTGCACGTGTACGGGCCCCGGAAGTGGATCAACGCAGGCCAGGCCGGGCCGCTGGGCTGGACCGGACCGGCGGCGCTCGGCGTGGTGCGCGGCAAGCCGGACGAGACGGTCGTCGCGCTCTCGGGCGACTACGACTTCCAGTTCATGATCGAGGAGCTCGCCGTCGGCGCACAGTTCCATCTGCCGTACATCCACGTGGTCGTGAACAACTCCTACCTGGGACTGATCCGGCAGTCCCAGCGCGGCTTCGACATGGATTACCACGTCTCCCTGGCCTTCGACAACATCAACTCCCCCGAGACCAAGGGATACGGCGTCGACCATGTCAAGGTGGCCGAGGGGCTCGGCTGCAAGGCGGTGCGGATCGAGGATCCGGCGGATCTGGCCGCGGGCTTCACCGAGGCGAACCGCCTGGCCGATGAGCACCGCGTCCCTGTGGTGGTCGAGGTCATCCTCGAGCGCGTCACCAACATCTCCATGGGTGGCGGTCTCGACTCGGTGAACGAGTTCGAGGATCTGGCGCTGACCGCGGACGATGCCCCGACCGCGCTCACCCCGCTGACCGAGGTCACCGAGGGCGCCGAGCCCGCACCGGCCCTCGCGAGCAAGTAG
- the allB gene encoding allantoinase AllB encodes MTTQDSRGQGTDAPVTGVALNDPDRVRRLIADFHREHGEAPAAAPGPRASDEQSPQDPGRPFDLVLRGRRVAGENGFAAREIGIRDGRIAAIEPLGAALQGREIVELADDETLLPGLVDTHVHINEPGRTEWEGFATATRAAAAGGVTTVLDMPLNSIPSTVNPPALEYKQLFARDSAFVDIGFWGGAIPGNLPQLRPLHDAGVFGFKCFMLNSGVDEFPPLTADELEEALTETSAFGSMMIVHAEDAHTIDNAPQTAGGAYQGFLQSRPRDAENLAISAVIERTRTTGGRTHILHLSSSDSLETIAAAKREGLDLTVETCPHYLTLSAEEIPDGATAFKCCPPVREEDNREQLWQGLLEGTIDFIVSDHSPSTLELKNAGDGDFALAWGGVSSLQLGLSLIWTEASRRGIDLERVVRWMSTAPAERVGLTSKGQLRVGFDADLAVFAAEETFVVDAGQLHHRNPITPYQGKTLQGRVRATYLRGQRVDFDAPTGQLLRHGEA; translated from the coding sequence ATGACGACACAGGACTCCCGAGGCCAGGGCACCGACGCCCCCGTGACCGGGGTCGCCCTGAACGATCCCGATCGCGTGCGGCGACTCATCGCCGACTTCCACCGCGAGCACGGCGAGGCCCCCGCTGCCGCCCCCGGACCCCGGGCGAGCGATGAGCAGTCCCCGCAGGATCCGGGGAGGCCGTTCGATCTCGTGCTGAGGGGACGTCGCGTGGCGGGCGAGAACGGCTTCGCCGCCCGCGAGATCGGCATCCGCGATGGCAGGATCGCAGCGATCGAGCCCCTCGGCGCTGCGCTGCAGGGCCGTGAGATCGTCGAGCTCGCCGACGACGAGACGCTGCTGCCGGGCCTGGTGGACACCCACGTGCACATCAACGAGCCCGGGCGCACCGAGTGGGAGGGCTTCGCCACCGCCACCCGCGCCGCGGCCGCCGGCGGGGTGACCACCGTGCTGGACATGCCCCTGAACTCCATCCCCTCGACGGTCAACCCCCCGGCGCTGGAGTACAAGCAGCTCTTCGCCCGGGACAGCGCCTTCGTGGACATCGGGTTCTGGGGCGGGGCGATCCCCGGCAACCTCCCGCAGCTGCGACCGCTGCATGACGCCGGCGTCTTCGGATTCAAGTGCTTCATGCTGAACTCGGGAGTGGATGAGTTCCCTCCGCTGACCGCGGATGAGCTCGAGGAGGCCCTGACGGAGACCTCCGCCTTCGGCTCGATGATGATCGTGCACGCCGAGGACGCCCACACGATCGACAATGCCCCGCAGACCGCGGGAGGTGCCTACCAGGGCTTCCTGCAGTCCCGCCCCCGAGATGCCGAGAATCTGGCGATCTCCGCGGTCATCGAGCGCACCAGGACCACGGGTGGTCGCACTCATATCCTGCACCTGTCCAGTTCGGACTCGCTGGAGACGATCGCCGCCGCGAAGCGGGAGGGGCTCGACCTCACCGTCGAGACCTGCCCCCACTACCTCACCCTGAGCGCTGAGGAGATCCCGGACGGGGCGACCGCCTTCAAGTGCTGCCCGCCCGTGCGCGAGGAGGACAACCGCGAGCAGCTCTGGCAGGGCCTGCTCGAGGGGACCATCGACTTCATCGTCTCGGACCACTCCCCCTCCACCCTCGAGCTCAAGAATGCGGGCGACGGCGACTTCGCCCTTGCGTGGGGCGGGGTCTCCTCCCTGCAGCTCGGCCTGTCGCTGATCTGGACCGAGGCGAGCCGCCGCGGGATCGATCTGGAGCGCGTGGTCCGCTGGATGTCCACCGCCCCCGCGGAGCGGGTGGGCCTGACCTCGAAGGGGCAGCTGCGCGTCGGATTCGATGCCGATCTCGCCGTGTTCGCCGCCGAGGAGACCTTCGTGGTGGACGCCGGTCAGCTGCACCACCGCAACCCCATCACCCCGTACCAGGGCAAGACGCTCCAGGGCCGGGTCCGCGCGACCTACCTGCGCGGGCAGCGGGTGGACTTCGATGCCCCGACCGGGCAGCTGCTGCGCCACGGGGAGGCATGA
- a CDS encoding bifunctional allantoicase/(S)-ureidoglycine aminohydrolase, giving the protein MTDSTSARTPTYQIPPGGLPPQTDLLTDRAMFTESYAVIPHGTLRDIVTSRLPFWDQTRLWVLARPLSGFAETFSQYLMEVGPGGGSESPETDPEAESVLFLMDGELTVVIDGATHTMGPGGYAFIPPETTWSVRNTGTAPATWHWIRKRYQRVEGIELPSAFVTNEQDIAPTPMPDTNGAWATTRFVDPDDLRHDMHVTVVSFEPGGTIPFAETHVMEHGLYVLEGKAVYRLNQDWVEVEAGDFMWLRAFCPQACYAGGPGRFRYLLYKDMHRHMPLPG; this is encoded by the coding sequence ATGACCGACTCGACATCCGCCCGTACCCCCACGTACCAGATCCCGCCCGGCGGCCTGCCCCCGCAGACCGACCTGCTGACGGACCGGGCCATGTTCACCGAGTCCTACGCGGTCATCCCGCACGGGACCCTGCGGGACATCGTGACCAGCCGCCTCCCGTTCTGGGACCAGACCCGTCTGTGGGTGCTGGCGCGGCCGCTGAGCGGCTTCGCCGAGACCTTCTCCCAGTACCTCATGGAGGTCGGCCCCGGCGGCGGCAGCGAGAGCCCGGAGACCGATCCCGAGGCGGAGAGCGTCCTGTTCCTCATGGACGGCGAGCTGACCGTCGTGATCGACGGGGCCACGCACACGATGGGCCCCGGCGGCTACGCCTTCATCCCCCCGGAGACGACGTGGTCGGTGCGCAACACCGGTACCGCGCCCGCCACCTGGCACTGGATCCGCAAGCGGTACCAGCGCGTCGAGGGCATCGAGCTGCCGAGCGCGTTCGTGACGAACGAGCAGGACATCGCCCCCACCCCGATGCCGGACACGAACGGCGCCTGGGCCACGACGCGCTTCGTGGACCCCGATGACCTCCGCCACGACATGCACGTCACCGTGGTCTCCTTCGAGCCCGGCGGCACCATCCCGTTCGCGGAGACCCATGTCATGGAGCACGGCCTGTACGTGCTCGAGGGCAAGGCCGTGTACCGCCTGAACCAGGACTGGGTCGAGGTGGAGGCCGGGGACTTCATGTGGCTGCGCGCCTTCTGCCCGCAGGCCTGCTATGCCGGCGGCCCCGGTCGCTTCCGCTACCTGCTCTACAAGGACATGCACCGGCACATGCCGCTGCCCGGCTGA
- the msrA gene encoding peptide-methionine (S)-S-oxide reductase MsrA: MWQMMDLLYGHKKEMVASADALPGRDRYPYPLAREHLVLGTDMLGPDSPVDPRPWPAGHEEIILAGGCFWGIERIAWQVPGVHTTSSGYAGGFTPHPTYEEVFSAKTGHTEAVRVIYSGGEETLRALLTQFWEQHDPTTANRQGNDVGTEYRSAVYWTSPAQGEVVRSSARRYQQALDEAGRGTISTELLPLAAAGNGVYYTAEAEQQQFLAKHPTGYCNHGFNGVACSL; the protein is encoded by the coding sequence ATGTGGCAGATGATGGATCTCCTGTACGGGCACAAGAAGGAGATGGTCGCGTCCGCGGACGCGCTCCCCGGCCGGGATCGCTATCCCTATCCGCTCGCGCGCGAGCACCTCGTGCTGGGCACCGACATGCTCGGCCCCGACTCCCCCGTCGACCCGCGGCCCTGGCCCGCGGGCCATGAGGAGATCATCCTGGCCGGCGGATGCTTCTGGGGCATCGAGCGGATCGCCTGGCAGGTCCCGGGCGTGCACACCACCTCCTCGGGCTACGCCGGCGGATTCACGCCGCACCCCACCTACGAGGAGGTCTTCTCCGCCAAGACCGGCCACACCGAGGCGGTGCGCGTGATCTACTCCGGCGGCGAGGAGACCCTGCGCGCCCTGCTCACCCAGTTCTGGGAGCAGCACGATCCCACCACCGCGAACCGGCAGGGCAATGACGTGGGCACCGAGTACCGCAGCGCCGTGTACTGGACCTCTCCCGCGCAGGGTGAGGTGGTGCGCTCCTCCGCGCGGCGCTACCAGCAGGCTCTGGACGAGGCCGGCCGCGGCACCATCAGCACCGAGCTGCTCCCGCTGGCCGCGGCCGGCAACGGCGTGTACTACACGGCCGAGGCCGAGCAGCAGCAGTTCCTGGCGAAGCACCCCACCGGCTACTGCAATCACGGCTTCAACGGGGTGGCCTGCTCGCTCTGA
- a CDS encoding hydroxypyruvate isomerase family protein, giving the protein MSSTSTTPSPRDFAINCTTLLSELPVLERAQAARDAGFERVEFWWPFDSATPSQQEIDDFVASIESAGVQLVGLNFFAGDMPGGDRGIVSSIGREDEFAANVEVVAALGERLGCRAFNALYGLRIEGQDAAAQDETAVANLALAARTVAANGGTVLLEPVSGADAYPLKTAADALAIIDRVRAAGAENIALLADFYHLAVNGDDVAAVIEAHAAEFGHIQIADSPGRGAPGTGELPLDQWIQRSRALGYEGEVALEYKQDRATAFDWLSQPAGATS; this is encoded by the coding sequence ATGTCCAGCACCAGCACCACGCCGTCGCCGCGAGACTTCGCCATCAACTGCACCACGCTGCTGTCCGAGCTGCCGGTGCTCGAGCGGGCCCAGGCCGCCCGCGACGCCGGCTTCGAGCGCGTCGAGTTCTGGTGGCCCTTCGACAGCGCCACCCCGTCCCAGCAGGAGATCGACGACTTCGTCGCATCGATCGAGTCCGCCGGGGTCCAGCTGGTGGGGCTGAACTTCTTCGCCGGTGACATGCCCGGCGGCGACCGCGGGATCGTCTCCTCCATCGGCCGCGAGGACGAGTTCGCCGCGAACGTCGAGGTCGTCGCCGCACTCGGCGAGCGTCTCGGCTGCCGCGCGTTCAACGCCCTGTACGGCCTGCGCATCGAGGGTCAGGACGCGGCCGCCCAGGATGAGACCGCCGTGGCCAACCTCGCGCTCGCGGCCCGCACCGTCGCCGCCAACGGCGGCACCGTGCTGCTCGAGCCGGTCTCCGGCGCCGACGCCTACCCCCTGAAGACCGCGGCCGACGCGCTGGCGATCATCGACCGGGTGCGTGCGGCGGGAGCGGAGAACATCGCTCTGCTCGCCGACTTCTACCACCTCGCCGTCAACGGTGACGACGTCGCCGCCGTGATCGAGGCGCACGCCGCCGAGTTCGGGCACATCCAGATCGCGGACTCCCCCGGTCGCGGCGCCCCGGGCACCGGTGAGCTGCCCCTGGACCAGTGGATCCAGCGCTCGCGCGCCCTGGGCTACGAGGGCGAGGTCGCGCTCGAGTACAAGCAGGATCGCGCCACGGCCTTCGACTGGCTCTCCCAGCCCGCCGGCGCCACCAGCTGA
- a CDS encoding 2-hydroxy-3-oxopropionate reductase, whose translation MTKIAVIGLGIMGLPMAKNLVTAGHDVTGFNRSRGKIDALVEAGGKGADSVADAVREAEVIITMLPDSPDVEAVVGGEDGVFANASAGALWIDASTIRPDVAAALAEQAREAGLRPLDAPVSGGEAGAISGALSIMIGGEKADVEAVDEVLQGVGKTIVHVGPSGSGQTVKAANQLIVAANIQAVSEAVVFLEAYGVDTTAALKVLGGGLAGSKVLEQKGQKLLDRDFAPGFRLELHHKDMGIVTSAAREAGVTIPLGSLVAQQVGATVARGDGGLDHSGLFTLVEALSTRPGDDARA comes from the coding sequence ATGACCAAGATCGCTGTCATCGGACTCGGAATCATGGGACTGCCCATGGCCAAGAACCTCGTCACCGCCGGCCACGACGTCACCGGCTTCAACCGCTCCCGCGGGAAGATCGATGCCCTCGTCGAGGCGGGCGGCAAGGGCGCGGACTCCGTCGCCGACGCCGTGCGCGAGGCCGAGGTCATCATCACGATGCTCCCGGACTCCCCCGACGTCGAGGCCGTCGTCGGCGGCGAGGACGGCGTCTTCGCGAACGCCTCCGCCGGCGCCCTGTGGATCGACGCCTCCACGATCCGCCCCGATGTCGCCGCGGCGCTCGCCGAGCAGGCCCGCGAGGCCGGGCTGCGCCCGCTGGACGCTCCGGTCTCCGGCGGCGAGGCCGGTGCGATCTCCGGTGCGCTATCGATCATGATCGGTGGCGAGAAGGCGGATGTCGAGGCCGTGGACGAGGTGCTCCAGGGGGTCGGCAAGACCATCGTGCACGTGGGCCCCTCCGGCTCCGGACAGACCGTCAAGGCGGCCAACCAGCTCATCGTCGCCGCCAACATCCAGGCGGTCAGCGAAGCAGTCGTCTTCCTCGAGGCCTACGGCGTGGACACCACCGCCGCCCTCAAGGTCCTGGGAGGCGGGCTGGCCGGCTCCAAGGTGCTCGAGCAGAAGGGCCAGAAGCTCCTGGACCGGGACTTCGCCCCCGGTTTCCGTCTCGAGCTGCACCACAAGGACATGGGCATCGTGACCTCGGCCGCCCGTGAGGCGGGGGTCACCATCCCCCTCGGCTCCCTCGTGGCCCAGCAGGTCGGTGCCACCGTCGCCCGCGGCGACGGCGGCCTGGACCACTCCGGCTTGTTCACCCTGGTCGAGGCGCTCTCGACCCGCCCGGGCGACGACGCCCGCGCCTGA
- a CDS encoding DUF6986 family protein gives MSTTHMQDRKHAGTAEGVLGAAFLRRADQELAATDELLERCFPGDPGTRQPVHTVYVPADAFTPDLARTWGERALAAVADGGLQELATAVAPEGTSSQAQAAVVAAVEHKLRTEPIEDLRIDFEDGFGDQGDQAEDAQAVAAAQAVADAVRSGTAPPFIGIRFKCFEAATRERGLRTLDLFVSTLVRSGGLREAGVSPDGLPVGLVLTLPKVSTFAQVQVMVRACERLEQELGLAHGRLRFEVQMETAPLILGVDGRSPLGDVIHRTDGRVEALHYGTYDYSDSLQIAAEYQSMEHPAADHAKAIMQVAVAGTGVRLSDGSTNILPLGEPAQRDAAWANHARLVRRSLEHGYYQGWDLHPAQLPTRFLATYFFFAEGFPAAAVRLRNYVEKVESAVMDEPATARALARFVHRGLLCGAVPEDQLRSATGLDPQQLVALAHPRAAAGAASAPTTPAPGGSPA, from the coding sequence ATGAGCACGACGCACATGCAGGACAGGAAGCACGCCGGCACCGCCGAGGGCGTGCTCGGAGCAGCGTTCCTCCGCAGAGCGGACCAGGAGCTCGCCGCCACCGATGAGCTGCTGGAGCGCTGCTTCCCCGGGGATCCCGGGACCCGCCAGCCCGTGCACACGGTCTACGTGCCGGCTGATGCCTTCACCCCGGACCTCGCCCGCACCTGGGGCGAACGCGCCCTGGCCGCCGTCGCGGACGGCGGTCTGCAGGAGCTGGCCACCGCCGTGGCACCGGAGGGGACCTCCTCGCAGGCTCAGGCCGCGGTCGTCGCCGCAGTGGAGCACAAGCTCCGCACCGAGCCCATCGAGGATCTGCGGATCGACTTCGAGGACGGCTTCGGGGACCAGGGCGACCAGGCGGAGGACGCGCAGGCGGTCGCCGCGGCACAGGCCGTCGCCGACGCCGTCCGGTCCGGGACCGCTCCTCCCTTCATCGGGATCCGCTTCAAGTGCTTCGAAGCGGCGACCCGGGAGCGCGGGCTGCGCACCCTGGACCTGTTCGTGAGCACCCTGGTGCGCAGCGGCGGGCTGCGGGAGGCCGGGGTCAGCCCCGACGGGCTCCCCGTCGGCCTGGTGCTCACCCTCCCCAAGGTCAGCACCTTCGCACAGGTGCAGGTGATGGTGCGCGCCTGCGAGCGCCTCGAGCAGGAGCTCGGCCTCGCTCATGGCCGGCTCCGTTTCGAGGTGCAGATGGAGACCGCGCCGCTGATCCTGGGGGTCGACGGCCGCTCGCCGCTGGGCGATGTCATCCATCGCACCGACGGCCGGGTCGAGGCGCTCCACTACGGCACCTACGACTATTCCGACAGCCTGCAGATCGCCGCGGAATACCAGTCCATGGAGCATCCGGCGGCCGATCATGCCAAGGCGATCATGCAGGTGGCCGTGGCGGGGACGGGGGTGCGACTGTCCGACGGGTCCACCAACATCCTGCCCCTCGGCGAGCCGGCGCAGCGGGACGCCGCCTGGGCGAACCACGCCCGTCTGGTGCGGCGCTCCCTCGAGCACGGCTACTACCAGGGATGGGATCTGCATCCCGCCCAGCTGCCGACCCGCTTCCTGGCGACGTACTTCTTCTTCGCCGAGGGCTTCCCGGCAGCCGCAGTGCGACTGCGCAACTACGTGGAGAAGGTCGAGTCCGCGGTCATGGACGAGCCGGCGACGGCGCGCGCCCTGGCCCGCTTCGTCCACCGCGGCCTCCTGTGCGGTGCGGTGCCGGAGGACCAGCTGCGCAGCGCGACGGGCCTGGATCCGCAGCAGCTGGTCGCCCTGGCACATCCGCGCGCCGCCGCCGGCGCCGCGTCGGCACCCACCACCCCCGCCCCTGGAGGTTCACCCGCATGA